A segment of the Arachis hypogaea cultivar Tifrunner chromosome 5, arahy.Tifrunner.gnm2.J5K5, whole genome shotgun sequence genome:
TTAATAGCATCCCAACaatccacattttaaaaaaataccattactatctaatattaaaaataaaaaatagtctaaTTTGGCATAGTTtaactgaaaaaaataaaaaataaaaataaaacaagctTCATTACCAATAGGTACAGAAGAAATTGCAGATGAGAATAGAGGCTCAAGGGAAGTATTTGCAAGCTGTGTTAGAGAAAGCTCAGAGGACACTTTCCATGGAAGGTTCAGGCAATAATCTAGAAGCATCAAGAGCTCAATTGACCGAATTCAACTCTGCCTTGTCCAATTTCATGGAAAACATGAACAACAAAGATAGCAAACAAAGCATATTAGACATGAATGATTTTTATAGTAAAGTCCATGGTTCAGGTTTCCATAATTACCATGAAGTAATaaggagagaaaaaaatattgatcAAAAGCCTAAAATTGAAGAGGGTTCAATTCAGTTTGACTTAAACAGCAAAAGTAGTTATGATCTTGTATCTGCAAGTGGTGATGGATCTGAAATTGAAGCCAAAATACTTTCATATAGGCTATGATCATTTTGAACTatcatatgtttttttttcttttatattgttTAACTAAGGTAACATATTAGGAATAAAGTTTATCTGATATCTTTGTCTGATATGAACAAAGGTTATTGTCTAACCTTGTTTTCAAATCATAGACTGCTCATGTTTTTGTGGCAGTAAGAATTTGGAAGAGACATCAAAATACATATACCAATATATACTCTTTTGATTAactttgtttttattgttttcattattttaaattataaaagacaCTAGAGTAATGATATTGTGCTCACAATTGTAATTAAAATGACAATTTAAGACTTTACATACATTTTACTCTACAACTATAATATAATTTGAGTAAATGGAATGTTCAATTACTTGTTAGCTACTTTAAGTAAGTGTTGGAGATTTCGAATTCCTATACAACAATTTATTAATCAACGACAGATTCTTAAGTAAAATTTTAAGCACGTGGATTCATGGTTGATGAGTTCAAATAAAAGGGGGAAAAAAGTTAAACAATTTCACAATTAAAAGCAAACATGGTTACAAAACCTTCAACTGATAGAAGCAAATTACAACTATGCATGGTcaataattgaattgaattcaattgtGTTTTATTATACAAGGAATGGATATAAAAAGTGATGAAAAGGCAAAGGTGTTTGACATCATCATTATCAGAGATAGATTTTTAGGTATTCATCCATGCGTGTGTAATTCACCTCTGGATAAAGCTCTGAAGCTTCTTCTCCTTTATCTCCTATTTCAAAGTTTGTCAAACacccttcatagaaaatatgaTAGAAATGCCCAATTCCCACTTGTTGTGCATAGTCCAAATCTGAATTCATACAAAATCGATTATATATTGATATGttgctaaaaaataaatttgactaaaATCCTAAAGTAATTTTTAAGATTAGTCTCGTACACTAAAATCGTGCATGAGAttctaattatataaaaatatccttaaaatTAGTCAATGTTAACGGTTTATGTCATCAAGCTACATTAGtaagttgttaacaaaaaataaGTCAAGAGTTAATATGGGACATTagctaatttcaaaaattcttttatgCGATTAAAATTTCAGAAGCGATTTTAATGCATGAAAACAATTTCAAAAACCTCTTTAGATCTTTAGTCAATAAACTTAAACTTATCTAACATATAagcaaataataatagataaatttattcatattttaaacgATGAAAAACTACTTTATCcatacttttaaatttatttagaagAGTTTGAaagtttacttaaaaaaaaaatactagttATATATAGTTTGTATGCTTCGTTgtaactttaattatttattatatattacctCTGATGGGAGAAAGAAAGTGTTGTTCAGAAATGGTGGATTTTTTTAGCTGCTTCCCTGAAAGTGTTTCCCATTTGTGTATGAGTTCTCTCTGTGTGAGAATGTTTTCAGGTGGCCTTAGGTACAGTGTCTTGTTCAAGGTTCTAGGATCATCAATTGTCTTGATTGTGTACCTAGCAACATCATCTTCATCCACATATACAGCTGCACCAAACATAATAATATAAGATGGGACACCATATCTTGACTCAAAACTAAAAGATAATagattgataatataaaatatttatattatatacatttcacttaattcatttttaattgatGTGGAACTTTACCTTTTACACTCTATCATGAGAACAACAATAAAGTTTTGTCtcatatatatcaaatcaaatgtTTGTATTGGAATATATATGATTAGATGACTTGTACAATTATTTGCTTGATTATTTTATGTTTGATTATAAATGCACTCACCAAACCTACTTAGTGAGTTTGATGCAGGGGTAGGTGTATATCATCATGCAAATAAAGTCAAATAAAGTAAATTTAGTCAccgaaacaaaagcactataaaATTTATCTTATACTAATATaggtaataataatatttataaattagatgtatctaataataataaatgatcttttttatgatttatttatgataaaatatttattttaagaaaaaatttatatatcaatTCTCGTCATATATAATAGAtacaaaacaacaacaacaataaagtcTTGTCTTATTAAGTGGAGTCGGCTgtcatatataataaatagatcACTACAAAAATGATTGAATATCTACCGATTTAACTATAAATATCGTTTAATAATATTTGATAGTTTCAGTTAAAAATTAGTCAGTACAATTAGTTGCTAACGATTAGCAACCAAAATTggtaattatttctattttagcGTCTAAAATTTTAGCGACAACCAAAATCAATCGCTAAATCAGTCGCTAAGCAAGGATTTAGTaaccaattttaaagaaaaagtcGGTTGCTATTCCTGTAAATTTCTTAAAATTgagtataaatattattaattatacctTTGACATTGCCATTGCCATAGATAAGGACCTTGTCTGTAGGAGGAAGAAGGGTACCCATTTGAGAGAGGTTGCCAGCAAAATAAGCAGCAAAACAATTAGCAGAGACGTAAGTGTAAGGAATGTTGGCATCTTCAATTGCTTTTCTTACTTTCATTTTCTCATCAAATGTCACTCTTCCTGGCTCCATTGCATGCCCCATTAGTGCTGGGTCCATCCCAAATTCTGAAGGCAAGAAACGCTACAACAAAAGTTGTTAGGATTTTCTCATCATGCTATTATTTGAATGTGACTTATAACACTTAACTAGTAACTCTTTGACGTGAAGTTTAATAACTTCAGAAgctattaattacttaattatgaaaatatgtccattagtaataatcatgatgatgtaaaaaaattgaataattatgtactagctattattttagttaatagtTTAGGTTGCAACTAACTAGCTTCCTAGTTCCTCCTATCTGCATGATATTCTTACCAACTCCAATTTATTTGAacattttcatatttcaattattataaaattatttattctaaaaactTAAACTATTTTATAAAAGTACATGAATTTTATATATCAAATATCTATTATTATTTCTACTTATAAAAATTCTGACATTTATttatgaataaaagaaataattttgTATAACAAAATTAAGTACCAAATATATTCGAATATTAATTTCATTCATAAATACATTTATTAGTTTTATCtgaatttttatgtataaataaaattgcatgatagtttatttttatatatcgAATAAATgaaatactatttatatattaaaatcagttttatatatttatgtataaacacacatatataatttaatttacttttaatttatattttatattttaatatatattatatactaacAATAACAGATTTTAGTGTACACCTAACATAGTTCATTTAATAACATTTTTACCATTAAAATGCTACATTAACAACTTACCAGCTAGCTAGTTAATTTTATATATGAACAAGAGTTGTTGATTTATTATTATAACCCCTTTAATCAATGGAGTAGTTCAAAAGAGAAAGATTCCGGAATggtattgtttttaatttaaaattagaaaacatTTTTGTTATTTACACATGACAAAAATTAGAGATGTCCTCCGACACACTCATTTTTATAAGGCAATTAATTAATGATCAAAGATCGATCCTATATATACAAAATCATGTgatctattttttaataaaaaaaagttttaaaaaaaatcaagtaaTTCGTAAAATAAGAACTATCCGtccagttcttttttttttatttgtcattttagTTTACTACAGAattattaacagaaattaaaatcaggattttaatctaaaaataacattttaataatGAAACAAGTAGTGTTACCCTAGGTTCCAAGACTAATGCAAAATATATAGACCAAAAAGACCATATCTATAACCAAAATCACTTCtcctaaaatcaaattcaactctaaattttttttattacaaaaattcTGATACGGtcataaatttttttcgaaaagtttaataatataaaaatatatacataaataattatatttttaataattatatacgtattacaattttttttatctttatttttagaatCCTACTTGTTTCGAGAATTATCTGAAACTGCAGATCGATCTCAAGACATGAACACTAATCCTCAacaataatattttgaaattagatcattgaataaattatttaaataatattagatatataattattcatatatttctATCTAGTAacgtaaatatttaaaataaataatttcataaaaGCTTATACATATAGATATATATACCTTAACATTTCCAGCTTCTTTGATGGCCTCAACAAGTTTGAGTTGGACCAACAAGTTATGAGACCTAAAATGAACCCCGGACATGGTACAAATGACAACATCCACCATCTTGACGGCGTCGACGAGGCTCCGGTGGTCGGAGAAGGAAGCCGGAACGAGGCGAGCGCCTTGCCGCTTGAAGGACTGAAGAATCTGTAGCTTCTCAACATCAAGACCTATCTCTGGCCTTTGAATAACATATGTTTCATGCCCTTCTTCTAAGCATGCCTTAACCATCCTCTTCCCAAGATACCCTGTTCCCCCAACCACTAGAACCTTGCTCTTCATCCCTATAATAATTACCTTCTTCCTTAATTAATTTCTTcctagaaaattaaatcaaaattcaaactatGTACAATAATTAAGACTTTGTTGTTCTTATAACTCATCAAccttcaactatatatatatgtgtgtaaatGTGAGGTGGCTAGTGGGAATAGTAGTCTATGATCATTTTTTTATTCGATTTGATTTTGTTCACCTAAAAATCAAAGCACATGCCTAGAATGTGTTGTTTAATTTGAAGTGCAAGTTACTCATTAAACAACTGAACAGTAAATAAAGTTGCTGGCTAACCAAATGGAAAGAGAAAGTAATTAAAAATTGAGAACAGTGTATGTAAGGTTTGACAAAACAGAGAATTTAAGGTTGGTTAATAGACCTATACTAATACTATATATGGTTTGAATAAATTTAAACTTAAACGTGGTGTGTACTAGTCAAATATGAACAATTTGTGGAACCCCTTCTGTTTCATGTGGTCTCTTAATTAATCAGAAGTACTAGTCCTATGTAATTAATAAGAGAATTAGTTGTAGTTAGTTTGATATTAAATGAATAATCCATTGTTTAaactaaatatttaattatgtgttcaaaaaatgcaaaaaagagatacaaccaaaaaaataatattctttttctttttttattcctttccttttactgttgttgcattttttttctgATTCACATTTTAATTAAAAGTGCAGAATAAAACGAGGAGAAACATATGAATTCAAAAAAGATAGTAAAATgtgtgtttttcaaaaaaatttccatATTTCAAACATATAAATTCTAATACTAGAAAGACATAAAAAATCTCACTAATAAAAAGAGCATCCAAAaatggatatttcaaaaaatctaaattaagaaagataaagtaaaagaaaagacTAACAAGCATATATAAAtccttggaatttgaatcttttaaattCTAGATTTTTAATAAAGTGAGATCTTtcgttattaaatattttttttatgttttttcttgatctcacttataaaataaatggtgatagatcaTATTTTATTCTCTAAATCCAAACCTTTGAACACCACCTTATCTTCAAATCAATGACTTTGAAATTTTACCCCACCGTTGGGTTcaataattcattaattaatcattaaatcaTAGGTTTAGGGTATAGCAATTTGTGATGAATTTATTGGTAGGTTTAGTTTTGTTGGACTCTTTTCTCTAATTAGGAAAGGTTAGACTTCAAGACTCAACATTTGTCAAACTTGAGTAGGTAGCATTTGATTTATGAAGGAAGACTTGAGTACGACGAAAACTACGTTTGTGatgattattatttatattattgctTTCCTAAAAACAcctaaaacgtctttttataaaaatatttatatgtcgtattattattagaaaaagtctaggaggccagcaattttagtgaattttggccaacatgtaaccagcagagaaatgtAAGCCATtaaatgaaatctcacaccaatctcacgtcatcaaatcatcattgatggctattgatggctaacaatcacaaaaattgttgGCCCTCTAGCATTGCtcttattattatacatattaataaagtggttattttttaattttttaacaaacgagaataaaattaatttttttataacaataataataaatttaattgttaTCAGATCCAGACAAACCGACTAATTTACATAACTCactgaattatttttttagttttttttaaacaaaaatcagGAGTATATttgtcttttataaaaaaatttaaatatgattcgATTTAGATGGTGTAAATCAGTCGGATCAAAACGGGTCTAATAATTATAGTGTAAACAATtggattttttttgtgactcaataattggatttattattattgctataataaactgattttgttctaatttattaaaaaataaattattaattaatttaataaaaatatccaataatattataacatatgtaaatatttttatataaaaaaaaacatttttactATCTTTATAAAAGTGCTCTTCTTATTCAAAATATGCACTTTGTTTATTTGAAAGAGTCAAAATATGCAGTTAAGTTGACTTCTGTAGTTCTGTGAAGAGATAACATGAATATTGGAATTTAATTAGAGCCTATCTAAGGACAtagcaaagagagagagaaattaaagagatggAGAAGAGCAAGGTGCTTATTATTGGAGGAACAGGGTACATAGGAAAGAAATTGGTGAAGGCAAGTTTAGGTTTGGGACATGAAACTTATGTTCTTCAAAGGCCAGACATTGGTCTTGACATTGATAAGCTTCAGCTTCTATTTTCATTTAAGGAGCAAGGTGCTAAGCTTCTCAGAGCTTCCCTTGATGATCATCAAAGCCTTGTCAACGCCGTGAAGCAAGTTGATGTGGTGATTTCTGCCGTAGCCGGTGTTCCCTTCCGCGGCCACCATATACTCCAACAGCTCAAACTTGTTGATGCTATCAAAGAGGCCGGGAATATCAAGGTAATACTAATCTTATATTTGAATCATAATTGGTTTATAGTATAAAACTATCACTAAACCTTTTGTTACCAAGCTTAGTTGCCTAACTGTTTTTACCTTTTTTGCATAGTTTGTAATTTGTAACTAACTGTACACGTGTAGAATGGGGAGTTATTTGGTTGGTTGAGGTGATAGG
Coding sequences within it:
- the LOC112800090 gene encoding isoflavone reductase homolog translates to MKSKVLVVGGTGYLGKRMVKACLEEGHETYVIQRPEIGLDVEKLQILQSFKRQGARLVPASFSDHRSLVDAVKMVDVVICTMSGVHFRSHNLLVQLKLVEAIKEAGNVKRFLPSEFGMDPALMGHAMEPGRVTFDEKMKVRKAIEDANIPYTYVSANCFAAYFAGNLSQMGTLLPPTDKVLIYGNGNVKAVYVDEDDVARYTIKTIDDPRTLNKTLYLRPPENILTQRELIHKWETLSGKQLKKSTISEQHFLSPIRDLDYAQQVGIGHFYHIFYEGCLTNFEIGDKGEEASELYPEVNYTRMDEYLKIYL